A genomic segment from Chitinophaga flava encodes:
- a CDS encoding NAD(P)H-dependent oxidoreductase has translation MARVLINFAHPALEKSRMHAQLLTAIKGMPGITFNDLYEQYPEMDININREQQLLEKHDIILMQHPFYWYSAPAIVKQWLDLVLEHGWAYGHTGKALKGKYFTNIISAGGAESGYHKEGKHQYSVHQFLIPFTQTAVLCNMHYAAPYVIYGVHRMDIADIREEAKRYRQTLEMLRDDKIDLSVLPQLTYMNEALQLPSQTQ, from the coding sequence ATGGCCAGGGTATTAATCAATTTTGCGCATCCGGCGCTGGAAAAGTCGAGGATGCATGCACAGCTGCTGACTGCCATCAAAGGGATGCCTGGCATCACCTTTAATGATCTGTACGAACAGTATCCGGAAATGGATATCAATATTAACAGGGAACAGCAGTTGCTCGAAAAACATGATATCATTCTGATGCAGCATCCCTTTTATTGGTACAGCGCCCCTGCCATTGTAAAGCAGTGGCTGGACCTGGTGCTGGAGCATGGATGGGCCTATGGTCATACCGGCAAAGCCCTGAAAGGGAAATATTTTACCAATATTATTTCCGCTGGTGGGGCTGAAAGTGGTTATCATAAAGAGGGAAAACATCAATATTCTGTTCACCAGTTTCTGATACCTTTTACTCAAACAGCTGTATTGTGCAACATGCACTATGCAGCCCCCTATGTGATCTATGGTGTACACCGGATGGATATTGCAGACATCCGGGAGGAAGCCAAACGATACCGCCAGACGCTGGAGATGCTGCGGGATGATAAAATTGACTTATCGGTCCTGCCACAGTTGACCTATATGAACGAAGCCCTTCAACTTCCATCACAAACCCAATAA
- a CDS encoding M13 family metallopeptidase has translation MRKYLLTGMSIAGMAYLSACNQGKAAADKQATPDILAANVDSTVNPAQDYFDFVNGGWIKQNPIPAEYSAWGIGNLVQEELYKRLRLINEQAAEKPGDAISHKIASFWKSGMDSVAINAAGIKPIEEDLKAIDAVTNVQELVALAATQNIYTGAMCSPYIAQDSKNSEAMALQFYQGGLGLPNRDYYFNTDERTTKVRQAYPAHIARMLQFTGMDANAAKTAAEDIVKLETLLAKSSRKLADLRDPEANYHKMSVTELNKIAGNIDWAAFIKQQGISKFADTIIVGQPEFYTALSTAVKSQPLSTWKNYLKWHLISSAASSLSDTIAATNFAFYNTLLKGQEKQKPRWKRVLDTEEDAIGEALGQLFVKEFFNATAKKRYENMVEDIRGALKTRIENLTWMSDSTKQKALYKLSKITKKVGYPDKWKDFSAMDIKDQSYAQNIKAARQWWHNYSVNKLGKPVDRTEWDMTPQTYNAYYNPSNNEIVLPAGIFTVPGKRDEELDDALVYGYAGASTIGHEITHGFDDEGRQFDAEGNLKSWWTKEDESKFNQRAAVMVRQFDSYVVVDSQHINGKATLGENIADLGGILLGWDAFQHTEQFKKNQPIAGYTPPQRFFMGYSLGWLSHTKKEELARRVLTDVHSPAKFRVNGPFSDVDAFYKVYNVKEGNGMWRADSARVRIW, from the coding sequence ATGAGGAAATACTTGCTCACAGGCATGAGTATAGCCGGTATGGCTTATCTGAGTGCCTGCAACCAGGGAAAAGCCGCTGCCGACAAACAAGCTACCCCAGATATCCTGGCCGCCAATGTAGACAGTACCGTCAACCCCGCACAAGATTATTTTGACTTTGTCAACGGCGGATGGATCAAACAAAACCCTATACCCGCAGAATACAGCGCCTGGGGCATCGGCAACCTCGTACAGGAAGAGCTGTACAAACGCCTGCGTCTCATCAACGAACAAGCTGCTGAGAAACCAGGTGACGCCATCTCCCATAAGATAGCCTCCTTCTGGAAAAGTGGTATGGACTCCGTAGCTATCAATGCTGCCGGTATCAAACCAATTGAAGAAGATCTCAAAGCTATTGATGCTGTTACCAACGTACAGGAACTGGTAGCACTGGCCGCCACTCAGAACATTTACACCGGCGCTATGTGCAGTCCTTACATTGCCCAGGACAGCAAAAACAGCGAAGCTATGGCCCTGCAGTTTTATCAGGGTGGGCTGGGACTTCCCAACCGCGATTACTACTTCAACACCGATGAGCGTACTACTAAAGTAAGACAGGCTTATCCTGCTCATATCGCCCGTATGCTGCAGTTCACCGGTATGGATGCTAATGCCGCCAAAACAGCCGCTGAAGACATTGTAAAGCTGGAAACCCTGCTGGCCAAATCCAGCCGTAAACTGGCCGATCTGCGCGATCCGGAAGCCAATTACCACAAAATGTCTGTAACAGAGCTGAACAAAATAGCCGGTAATATCGACTGGGCCGCCTTCATCAAACAACAAGGCATTAGTAAGTTTGCTGACACCATCATTGTTGGTCAGCCTGAATTCTATACCGCCCTCAGTACTGCCGTTAAATCGCAGCCACTCAGCACCTGGAAAAACTATCTTAAATGGCACCTGATCAGCAGCGCTGCTTCATCGCTTAGCGACACCATCGCGGCTACTAACTTCGCCTTCTACAACACCCTGCTCAAAGGTCAGGAGAAACAGAAACCACGCTGGAAGCGCGTGCTGGACACTGAAGAAGACGCCATCGGCGAAGCCCTGGGCCAGCTGTTTGTAAAAGAATTCTTCAACGCCACCGCCAAAAAAAGATATGAAAACATGGTGGAGGATATCCGCGGCGCCCTCAAAACACGCATCGAAAACCTCACCTGGATGAGCGACAGCACCAAACAGAAAGCACTGTACAAACTGTCGAAGATCACCAAAAAAGTAGGTTATCCTGATAAATGGAAAGACTTCTCCGCAATGGACATCAAAGACCAGTCCTATGCTCAGAATATCAAAGCAGCCCGTCAATGGTGGCATAACTACTCTGTCAACAAACTGGGTAAACCAGTAGACCGCACCGAATGGGACATGACTCCGCAGACGTATAACGCCTACTACAACCCCAGCAACAACGAAATCGTACTGCCTGCCGGTATCTTCACCGTTCCCGGTAAACGCGATGAAGAACTGGATGACGCCCTCGTATACGGCTATGCCGGCGCCTCCACCATCGGCCACGAAATCACCCATGGCTTCGATGATGAAGGCCGTCAATTTGATGCAGAAGGTAACCTGAAAAGCTGGTGGACCAAAGAAGATGAAAGCAAATTCAATCAGCGTGCAGCCGTGATGGTTAGACAATTCGACAGCTATGTTGTAGTAGACAGCCAGCACATCAATGGTAAAGCCACCCTCGGTGAAAACATCGCCGACCTCGGCGGTATCCTCCTCGGATGGGACGCTTTCCAGCATACAGAACAATTCAAAAAGAACCAACCTATCGCCGGATATACGCCGCCACAGCGATTCTTCATGGGTTACTCCCTGGGATGGCTCAGCCATACTAAAAAAGAAGAACTCGCCCGTCGTGTACTCACCGACGTTCACTCACCTGCTAAATTTAGAGTGAACGGACCTTTCAGCGATGTAGATGCTTTTTATAAAGTGTATAATGTGAAAGAAGGTAATGGCATGTGGAGAGCGGATAGTGCGCGGGTACGGATCTGGTAA
- a CDS encoding DUF5009 domain-containing protein, producing MINKLSTGRILSIDAFRGITILVMIFVNSVAGVQDIPAWMQHAHAEEDRMTFVDVVFPAFLFIVGMSIPFAINSRLAKGDSFWQLQRHILWRTLGLLVLGVFMVNTGGLNAAATGISMAVWALLFYVSVVLVWNVYTFKKSWITWCFKGAGIISLIVLGCIYRGGDDGSHYLTPQWWGILGLIGWAYFYACVVYQLFQGNSSAIFLMIAACTGFYILCQQPFMKEGALNWLTSQEGNAAHLSIVLCGMLLTLFYFDEDLDLKGSRLVSRVTGFALLLALAALWLRPSFKISKIHATPSWCLFSAAICVVVFSLLYFLIDVKRVSRWTSFFRPAGSNPLLTYILPDIVYFGMIALGLSLPAVLQQGLPGIIWCMCFAVAMLFVVKGLNKLHIRLQL from the coding sequence ATGATCAACAAACTATCCACCGGTCGTATTTTATCTATTGATGCTTTTCGCGGTATTACCATCCTGGTGATGATTTTTGTAAACAGTGTAGCGGGTGTACAGGATATTCCTGCATGGATGCAGCATGCACATGCAGAGGAAGACAGGATGACTTTTGTAGATGTGGTGTTTCCGGCATTTTTATTCATAGTAGGTATGTCGATCCCTTTTGCGATCAACAGCCGGCTGGCCAAAGGCGACAGCTTCTGGCAGCTGCAGCGGCATATCCTGTGGCGTACACTGGGACTGCTGGTACTGGGCGTATTTATGGTGAATACCGGCGGGTTGAATGCTGCTGCTACCGGCATCAGCATGGCTGTATGGGCATTGTTGTTTTATGTAAGTGTGGTGCTGGTATGGAATGTATATACGTTCAAAAAAAGCTGGATAACGTGGTGCTTCAAAGGAGCCGGAATCATATCCCTGATCGTGTTGGGTTGTATATACCGGGGTGGTGATGATGGAAGCCATTATCTTACGCCGCAGTGGTGGGGAATTCTGGGGCTCATCGGCTGGGCGTATTTTTATGCCTGTGTAGTATATCAACTGTTCCAAGGCAACTCCAGCGCCATTTTCCTGATGATCGCTGCTTGTACCGGTTTTTATATTTTATGCCAACAACCATTTATGAAAGAAGGAGCATTGAACTGGCTTACTTCGCAGGAAGGTAATGCTGCGCATCTTTCGATTGTGTTGTGTGGGATGCTCCTTACCTTATTTTATTTTGATGAAGACCTTGATCTGAAAGGAAGCCGGCTGGTTTCGAGGGTAACAGGTTTTGCGCTGCTGCTGGCGCTGGCGGCGTTGTGGCTGCGTCCTTCCTTCAAAATATCCAAGATCCATGCAACGCCCAGCTGGTGCCTATTCAGCGCCGCTATCTGTGTGGTGGTGTTCTCACTTTTATATTTTTTAATAGATGTAAAGCGCGTCAGCAGATGGACTTCCTTCTTCCGCCCTGCTGGTTCTAATCCTTTGCTGACCTATATATTACCTGATATTGTTTATTTCGGGATGATTGCATTGGGTCTGAGCCTGCCGGCTGTTTTACAACAAGGTCTTCCTGGAATTATCTGGTGCATGTGTTTTGCAGTGGCTATGTTATTTGTGGTAAAAGGACTCAATAAACTGCATATCCGCCTGCAACTGTAA
- a CDS encoding transglutaminase-like domain-containing protein: MAGGFHIDLVVATIISILLVYALRWVFQPLVIPAFLLVCSLLLINKYRDSYTFSNVLNDYKGMVQGNWGTKDSKQLDILSLYPRRVESYRDKTVRGMREKINYQDSVVRNFSVKHSLDYYDEYFYKYGKITRFLSLFRYINHNFKYVLDSRRDEYFATPQETIQNGLGGDCDDHSILMTSCLQSVGARCRIVLIKGHAYPELYCGSKEDFEIMKQAIVTLFPKPIIKELYYHELKGEYWINLDYTARHPGGPYMNDKVYALIEL; the protein is encoded by the coding sequence GTGGCCGGAGGTTTCCATATTGACCTGGTAGTTGCTACCATCATCAGTATCCTGCTGGTATATGCCCTCAGATGGGTTTTCCAGCCGCTGGTCATACCCGCATTCCTGTTGGTATGTAGTCTGTTGCTGATCAACAAATACCGGGACAGCTATACCTTTTCCAATGTACTGAACGATTACAAAGGGATGGTGCAAGGCAACTGGGGTACCAAAGACAGCAAACAACTCGATATCCTCAGCTTGTACCCGCGCAGGGTAGAGAGCTATCGCGATAAAACCGTAAGAGGCATGCGGGAGAAAATCAACTATCAGGATTCTGTAGTCCGTAACTTCTCCGTAAAACATTCGCTGGATTATTATGACGAGTATTTTTATAAATATGGGAAGATTACCCGCTTCCTGTCACTCTTCCGTTATATCAATCATAATTTCAAATACGTACTCGACTCCCGCAGGGATGAGTACTTTGCCACTCCTCAGGAAACCATTCAGAACGGACTGGGAGGTGATTGTGATGACCACTCTATTTTGATGACCTCCTGTCTGCAGTCTGTTGGGGCCCGCTGCCGTATCGTACTCATCAAAGGCCATGCGTATCCGGAGCTGTACTGCGGCAGTAAAGAAGATTTCGAGATTATGAAGCAGGCCATCGTGACTCTTTTTCCCAAACCCATCATCAAGGAGCTTTATTATCACGAATTAAAAGGCGAGTACTGGATCAACCTGGATTACACCGCCCGGCATCCCGGCGGCCCATACATGAATGATAAAGTTTATGCATTGATTGAGCTGTGA
- a CDS encoding chloride channel protein: protein MSQFSRIRKHHSFFRFKRDFEQFSLKKAKSYELILHWLHNKLNRNQFLLLSGILVGCTAGLAGVVLKMLVHYIHYVITYKVHFSTQVVFYVVFPFLGIVLTTLVVIFFFKGQSRKGIPAILHEIAQNSSLIPPVKMYSQILQSAITVGLGGSAGLESPIAVTGAALGSNYARTYSLGYKERTLLLAAGATAGIAAAFNAPIAGMMFAFEILLTGVVFSDFMPLIVAAVCGSLLSKIILQEEVLFHFESRTPFNYHNLPFYIILGVLCGFYARYFVALSHKVEHFFKRLSWSPLQRAMLGGVLVSFLCVALPPLFGEGYTDVKSLAGGHGKTILQNSFFGYLPPQSWMLLVFTGCVCLLKAFATSITIQSGGNGGNFAPSLFAGGFLGFFFALLCSEIGLKDVPVTNLVIVGMAGVMAGVMYAPLTAIFLIAESSSGYDLFIPLMIVATTSYLMAKWFSPISPEIKLLAEEGKVFTKAHDSNILLMLKLEELVERDIQQIDINSNLRELIELVKQGQHNIIAVVNAQQVLEGVITLDDIRPILFNPELYDTVTVKKLMKAPPAVVSLKENITLVLKKFDEAHVWSLPVVQDKQLIGFISKSSILSKYRLLLQEYSEG from the coding sequence ATGAGTCAATTTAGCCGTATCCGAAAACATCATAGCTTTTTCAGGTTTAAGAGAGATTTTGAGCAGTTCAGCCTAAAAAAAGCTAAAAGCTATGAGCTAATCCTACATTGGCTGCATAACAAACTGAACCGCAACCAGTTCCTGTTACTCTCCGGTATCCTGGTAGGTTGTACCGCCGGACTGGCAGGCGTGGTGCTGAAGATGCTGGTACACTATATTCACTATGTTATTACCTACAAAGTACACTTCAGCACGCAGGTTGTCTTTTATGTTGTATTTCCGTTCCTGGGAATTGTATTGACTACCCTGGTCGTCATCTTTTTCTTTAAAGGTCAGTCGCGTAAAGGGATTCCAGCCATACTACATGAGATAGCCCAGAACTCGAGTCTGATCCCGCCGGTGAAAATGTATTCACAGATTCTACAAAGCGCCATCACTGTAGGACTTGGTGGTTCCGCCGGCCTGGAGAGCCCTATAGCCGTCACCGGTGCAGCCCTGGGTTCCAACTACGCCAGGACCTATTCGCTGGGATATAAAGAGCGGACATTGCTGCTGGCCGCCGGCGCCACCGCCGGTATTGCCGCTGCTTTTAATGCTCCCATCGCAGGGATGATGTTTGCATTCGAGATCCTGTTGACCGGCGTGGTGTTTTCAGATTTTATGCCACTGATCGTAGCCGCGGTTTGTGGTAGTCTGCTCTCCAAGATCATCTTACAGGAAGAGGTGTTGTTTCACTTTGAATCCCGTACACCTTTCAACTATCACAACCTTCCTTTTTATATTATACTGGGTGTGCTGTGTGGATTTTATGCCCGTTATTTTGTAGCGCTGTCGCATAAGGTAGAACATTTCTTCAAACGTCTTTCCTGGAGCCCATTGCAGCGGGCCATGCTGGGCGGGGTACTGGTATCGTTTCTTTGTGTGGCGCTACCGCCTTTGTTCGGGGAGGGTTATACTGATGTGAAATCATTGGCCGGCGGTCATGGTAAAACGATCCTGCAAAACAGTTTCTTTGGCTACCTGCCGCCACAAAGCTGGATGTTGCTGGTTTTTACAGGCTGTGTTTGTTTACTGAAAGCTTTTGCCACTTCTATCACTATTCAGAGTGGTGGCAACGGCGGTAATTTTGCGCCATCGCTGTTTGCCGGTGGTTTTCTGGGTTTTTTCTTTGCGCTGCTTTGTTCGGAGATAGGGCTGAAAGATGTACCAGTCACTAATCTGGTGATAGTAGGTATGGCCGGCGTGATGGCTGGGGTGATGTACGCCCCGCTGACAGCCATTTTCCTGATAGCGGAGTCCAGCTCCGGCTATGATTTGTTTATTCCGCTGATGATAGTTGCCACTACTTCTTACCTGATGGCCAAATGGTTTTCTCCCATCTCACCGGAAATCAAACTACTGGCTGAAGAAGGGAAAGTGTTTACCAAAGCGCACGACAGTAACATACTGCTGATGCTGAAACTGGAGGAGCTGGTAGAAAGAGATATTCAGCAGATCGATATCAACAGTAATCTGCGGGAGCTGATTGAATTGGTCAAACAAGGGCAGCATAATATTATTGCAGTCGTAAATGCTCAGCAGGTACTGGAAGGGGTCATTACCCTGGATGATATCCGTCCTATTCTGTTCAACCCGGAACTATACGACACCGTTACTGTTAAGAAATTAATGAAAGCTCCGCCGGCAGTAGTATCTTTAAAAGAGAATATCACGCTGGTACTCAAAAAATTTGACGAGGCACATGTATGGAGCTTACCAGTGGTGCAGGATAAACAGCTGATCGGTTTTATCTCCAAATCAAGTATCCTCAGTAAGTACCGATTGTTATTACAGGAATATTCCGAAGGATAG
- a CDS encoding NACHT domain-containing protein, producing MIDLSYDFIMTLQKEVLRRYGVEVMSSADCKNLAQSILDNTTKLVSETTLKRVFGFAVTQHSFSRYTLNTLSQYCRFKDWEDFQQHHYQLLNNASRSNQQLDTRRWDELKTKADAVSHYTILTLKNRSGISFPFTVPRSFCNAHIERFLESDYASTALIAPSGWGKSVALVHLAEHFWFCKDARFKHDVCWFIHAHAAGSLLLKGFSLANWLDNQMDLGKGENFREYFASHFNNKGGRLILIIDGFDEIAVSGDKLKLLYTKLEDFVYSNDRYPWVKVILSIRSSTWSEIFQHSHQYPAFRRYWYLGPEMDEETNINMPALAEQEVKSVLYNHHFDPSTVRMFSESFLQKLRNPYYLQLFCQLNTGPDQNFVDEHLSLFEIVSRFVQHRVFNSQTNSFKIRIIEKLLALLDYGRSGIYIDKSRLLNQNADLFPAYKELLADNILAEENLSQEIMFHVKVRFAHTFLLEYFVAMHYLQQSNQEINESLLRSILEHLPQSPYRIGVFRWLLRYAITSRQTEGIIKMFHLPLANIEKSHLLEYLVLHYQHEGNNQVELKSIFPSGFFKKNPLSQIINDEFMHFRKRKVLNALLGLAEAREDKLKIRNMLFTMAMLQLDAEQCELELNSIKKLYTADEFDGELWVTPYEVLLFIYEYLKFGFVNETIRAKIYQYQQYWGHTSRQHISVAQEIVFRNMGTAFLLMGDYEHLLNFTQRLFQAYPSLPYRKADSFRLMLLCWQAQGHLGLGNIKSAERICRHADQIIKKYSSDYFSGKFLESFQKLLHATVYYNEHEFHKAIRTAEIAIESAQKLDMKVLALMNFALLKNIYRDLNMDKQITDTQQQIELIRNSTSFKQAIPNFAR from the coding sequence ATGATTGATCTATCCTATGACTTCATCATGACACTGCAGAAAGAAGTTTTACGCAGATACGGCGTTGAAGTCATGTCATCAGCAGATTGCAAGAATCTGGCTCAGTCCATATTGGATAACACCACAAAACTGGTGAGCGAAACAACGCTCAAAAGGGTATTCGGATTTGCTGTTACACAACACAGCTTTTCACGTTACACATTAAACACCCTGTCCCAGTATTGCCGGTTCAAGGACTGGGAAGATTTCCAGCAACATCATTATCAACTGCTCAACAATGCCAGTCGCAGCAACCAGCAACTGGATACACGCAGGTGGGATGAACTCAAAACCAAAGCGGACGCAGTGTCACATTATACCATCCTGACACTTAAAAACCGCTCCGGTATTTCATTTCCATTCACGGTTCCCCGTTCATTCTGCAATGCGCATATTGAGCGGTTCCTCGAAAGCGATTATGCTTCCACAGCCCTGATTGCACCTTCAGGCTGGGGTAAATCCGTGGCCCTGGTACATCTGGCCGAACACTTCTGGTTCTGCAAAGATGCCCGGTTCAAACACGACGTATGCTGGTTCATCCATGCACACGCTGCCGGAAGCCTCCTCCTGAAAGGCTTCTCGCTGGCCAACTGGCTTGACAACCAAATGGACCTCGGTAAGGGTGAAAACTTCCGGGAGTACTTCGCCAGCCACTTTAATAATAAAGGTGGCCGCCTCATTCTTATTATAGATGGGTTCGACGAAATCGCCGTATCCGGTGATAAACTCAAACTATTATATACCAAACTGGAAGACTTCGTGTACTCCAACGACCGCTATCCCTGGGTGAAAGTGATCCTTTCTATACGCAGCAGCACCTGGTCGGAGATATTCCAGCATTCCCACCAGTATCCAGCCTTCCGCCGTTACTGGTACCTGGGCCCCGAAATGGACGAAGAAACCAATATCAACATGCCGGCCCTCGCTGAACAGGAAGTGAAGTCTGTGTTGTATAACCATCACTTCGATCCATCCACGGTACGTATGTTTTCAGAGAGCTTCCTGCAGAAGCTACGCAACCCGTATTACCTGCAGCTCTTCTGTCAGCTTAATACCGGCCCCGATCAGAACTTTGTAGATGAACATCTCAGTCTGTTTGAAATCGTATCCCGGTTTGTACAGCACCGTGTATTCAACTCCCAAACCAACTCCTTTAAAATAAGGATTATTGAAAAACTGCTGGCCCTGCTCGACTATGGCAGAAGCGGTATCTATATAGACAAAAGCAGGCTGCTCAATCAGAATGCGGACCTGTTCCCTGCCTATAAGGAACTGCTGGCAGATAATATCCTGGCAGAAGAAAACCTCAGTCAGGAAATCATGTTCCATGTAAAAGTGCGTTTTGCCCATACCTTCCTGCTGGAATACTTTGTGGCCATGCACTACCTGCAGCAAAGCAATCAGGAGATCAACGAGAGCCTGCTCCGCAGCATTCTGGAACATCTACCACAATCGCCCTATCGTATCGGTGTGTTCCGATGGCTCCTTCGTTATGCCATCACTTCCCGGCAAACCGAGGGCATCATCAAAATGTTCCATCTCCCGCTGGCTAACATCGAAAAATCTCATCTGCTGGAATACCTCGTGCTTCATTATCAACATGAAGGCAACAATCAGGTGGAACTAAAATCGATCTTCCCTTCAGGGTTCTTCAAGAAAAACCCACTCAGCCAGATCATCAACGATGAATTCATGCACTTCCGTAAACGTAAAGTGCTGAACGCCCTGCTGGGACTGGCAGAAGCCAGGGAAGACAAACTAAAAATCAGGAACATGTTGTTTACCATGGCCATGCTGCAGCTCGATGCCGAGCAGTGTGAACTGGAACTGAACAGCATCAAAAAATTATATACTGCCGATGAATTTGATGGTGAACTATGGGTAACTCCTTATGAAGTACTGCTCTTTATCTATGAATACCTCAAATTCGGCTTTGTGAATGAAACCATCCGGGCCAAAATCTACCAGTATCAACAGTACTGGGGACATACTTCCCGGCAGCATATTTCTGTGGCACAGGAAATTGTGTTCCGTAACATGGGCACCGCCTTCCTGCTGATGGGAGATTATGAGCACCTGCTCAACTTCACCCAGCGCCTGTTCCAGGCATATCCTTCCCTGCCTTACCGCAAAGCGGACTCATTCCGGCTTATGCTGCTGTGCTGGCAGGCACAGGGCCATCTCGGACTGGGAAATATCAAATCCGCTGAGAGGATCTGCCGTCATGCCGATCAGATAATCAAAAAGTATTCTTCTGACTATTTCAGCGGCAAATTCCTGGAATCATTCCAGAAACTGTTGCACGCTACCGTATATTATAATGAACATGAATTCCACAAGGCTATCCGCACTGCGGAAATAGCCATCGAGAGTGCACAGAAACTGGACATGAAAGTACTCGCGCTGATGAATTTCGCACTGCTGAAGAACATCTACCGCGATCTGAACATGGACAAACAAATCACCGACACACAACAACAAATCGAATTAATCAGAAACAGTACCTCTTTCAAACAAGCCATTCCAAATTTTGCCAGGTGA
- a CDS encoding monovalent cation:proton antiporter-2 (CPA2) family protein: MNQHSLLFQSMVYLAAAIVFVPLAKKMGLGAVLGYLIAGVIIGPSLLGFIGKEGEDIMHFAEFGVVMMLFLIGMELEPTLLWRLRTSILGLGGLQVLGSAAAIAGLAYLLGQPFNASLALGMILSLSSTAIVLQTLNEKGWMSTAAGQSSFSVLLFQDIAVIPMLAIFPLLATQVVAAPELHEHTLRDDLPAWGQTLVVLGAVAAIIIAGRYLVNPLMRIIARTRVRELFTAMALLMVVAIAVLMNLVGLSSALGAFLGGVVLANSEYRHELESDIEPFKGLLLGLFFIAVGASIDFSLILQEPLLIFGLVIGLMLVKAIVLLILGRIFKLSTDQNLLFAFALADIGEFAFVLLSFSSQVRLLDEKLTAMLTAIVAISMALTPLIMLLYEKVVQPKFTRQASDKEERSSDEINEKNPVIIAGFGRFGSMTGRFIRANGIKCTILDLDSDRVDALHNLGIKVYYGDASRYDLLVAAGANDAKLLIVATDSFDQTRQIVELARKYFPHLQLLVRAQQVEDTFDLMDLGVLHIYRETVDTSLRMGVDALRMLGARAYHSERAARTFFRQDEQTLKSLSALRDDKKQYVNSMKERIEEMEKLISSDRIKTWLDEGQGWDAESIRDEVRGEPEA; the protein is encoded by the coding sequence ATGAATCAACATTCTCTTTTATTTCAGTCGATGGTATACCTGGCGGCTGCTATTGTATTTGTGCCTCTTGCTAAAAAGATGGGGCTGGGTGCAGTGTTGGGTTATCTTATCGCGGGAGTGATCATAGGCCCTTCTTTGCTGGGATTCATTGGCAAAGAGGGTGAGGATATTATGCATTTTGCGGAGTTTGGGGTGGTGATGATGTTGTTTCTGATTGGGATGGAGCTGGAGCCAACGCTGCTGTGGCGGTTACGTACATCCATATTGGGGCTGGGAGGGCTTCAGGTGTTGGGCAGTGCCGCTGCCATTGCCGGTTTGGCGTATCTGTTGGGCCAGCCGTTTAACGCGTCGCTGGCATTGGGTATGATCCTGTCGTTGTCCTCCACCGCTATTGTTTTACAGACACTCAACGAGAAAGGGTGGATGAGCACAGCAGCTGGACAAAGCTCTTTCTCTGTATTACTTTTCCAGGATATTGCCGTGATCCCCATGCTGGCCATTTTTCCGCTGCTGGCCACTCAGGTGGTGGCGGCACCGGAGCTGCATGAACACACGCTTCGTGACGATCTTCCCGCCTGGGGCCAGACCCTGGTGGTATTGGGAGCTGTTGCCGCCATTATCATCGCCGGCAGGTACCTTGTAAATCCGCTGATGCGGATCATTGCCCGTACACGGGTACGAGAACTGTTTACCGCCATGGCGCTGCTGATGGTAGTAGCCATTGCGGTGCTGATGAACCTTGTAGGGCTCAGTTCCGCGCTGGGAGCCTTTCTGGGTGGTGTGGTACTGGCCAACAGTGAATACCGGCACGAACTGGAGAGTGACATTGAACCCTTCAAAGGCCTCTTACTGGGATTGTTTTTTATTGCCGTAGGAGCCTCTATTGATTTTTCGCTGATACTACAGGAGCCCTTGCTGATATTCGGATTGGTAATTGGACTAATGCTGGTGAAAGCCATTGTGCTGCTGATACTGGGGAGGATTTTCAAGCTAAGTACAGACCAGAATCTTTTGTTTGCCTTTGCCCTGGCGGATATTGGAGAGTTTGCCTTTGTGCTGTTGTCTTTCAGCAGCCAGGTAAGGCTGCTGGATGAGAAGCTAACAGCGATGCTTACAGCTATTGTTGCTATCAGCATGGCCCTTACACCGTTGATTATGCTGTTGTATGAAAAAGTGGTACAGCCAAAGTTTACCCGGCAGGCATCCGACAAGGAGGAAAGATCTTCTGATGAAATCAATGAGAAAAATCCGGTGATCATTGCCGGCTTTGGCCGCTTTGGCAGCATGACAGGCCGTTTTATTCGGGCTAATGGTATCAAATGTACTATCCTGGACCTGGATTCCGATAGGGTGGATGCGCTGCACAACCTGGGCATCAAAGTATATTATGGTGATGCCTCCCGTTATGACCTGCTGGTGGCCGCCGGGGCCAACGATGCCAAACTGCTGATTGTAGCCACCGACAGCTTTGATCAGACACGGCAGATTGTGGAGCTGGCCCGTAAATATTTCCCGCATCTGCAGCTGCTGGTAAGAGCCCAGCAGGTAGAAGATACCTTTGACCTGATGGACCTGGGTGTATTACATATCTACCGGGAGACGGTAGATACCTCACTGCGTATGGGTGTAGATGCCTTGCGGATGCTGGGGGCACGGGCCTATCACAGTGAGCGGGCAGCACGGACATTTTTCCGTCAGGATGAACAGACACTGAAAAGCCTCTCTGCTCTTCGTGATGACAAGAAACAATATGTCAATAGTATGAAGGAGCGGATCGAGGAAATGGAAAAGCTCATTTCTTCCGACCGTATCAAAACCTGGCTGGATGAGGGGCAGGGCTGGGATGCGGAGTCAATCCGTGATGAAGTCCGTGGTGAGCCGGAAGCGTGA